A window of Geothrix edaphica genomic DNA:
GAAGCGGATGCTCCGCTTGAGGGCTCCAATGTCCATGCATGACCTCCGAATGGCCGATGATTCAGCCGATGATGGCGTTCGCTTCCTTGAGAAAACGCTTGCGGTCCGAGGGATCGTCGAGTTCCTGCGCGAGGAGGTTCACGAAGTCCCTGAGTTTCCTGGGATCCTCTCCGGCCGACCAGTCGGCATGGACCCTCGAGAAAAGGAGCTCGCCGATGGGACCGATGGATCCGAGGAAGGCCTGTTTCAACTGTCCCAGAACCACCGAACGGGTCGTGGCGACCGTCACTGCGGGCGGTTTGCGGGGTGGGGCCGTGGGCAGGGCCTTTTCGAGCCGGTGCGCGGCTTGGAGCAGCGCCAGGTTCATCAGCTGGGCATTGACCGAGCCGTTGCATAAGGCGAGGATCGCGCCCTTGGGTACAGGGCGCAGGATCACCCGCCCCCCGTTGAAGCGCAGGTCCAGGCCGCCACCTTCTCCCTCGAGGGCCTGTTGGACGAGGAAGTCCTCCGAAAGGAGCTGGACCATGTTCTGGATGGTGCCGATGGAGTAATGGTCGGGAAAATCCGAGGCCAGTACCGCCCCTTCGGTGCTGAAGACCAGCGTCCCGATGGCTCCCGGAACACCGAGAATCTGGTGGAGGATCTCTTTCGCCTCGGTCATGAGCTCACCCGGCGCGCTACAAGAGCCTGCCGGATCCCCGCCTCTACCGCCTCTGGAGCAGCATCATCAGTGAGGCAGACCGAAAGACCCGTCCCCTTCGACCTGAACAGCAGCACCCGTTCAGGCCCTGCATGAATCAAGGCCGCCTGTAGATCGCCAAGCCCGAACGCCTCGCCCAAGGGGGCAGCGATCATGGTCGCCAAGTAGGCGCCCTTGGCCGCCAGGTCCTCGCCCCGAGCATCCGTCACCCCGCGCGGCGCCCCGTCCTCGTCCGTGAACACTGCATAGGCAACGCCTGGAACGCCACCGACGGTCTGCATGAACTCCTCCGGGCGGACCGTCGTTGGCTGACCCGGCGCGCTCCCGGTCCGGAGTTCCGTAAGACCGTGGCGGGACTCATCCAGCCACTGGTGTGCGGACAAAAGCAGGTGTTCCCTGTGTTTGTGGATGGACTGGTGGAGGGTCATCACGTTGGGATGCAGCCGGAAACTTCCTCCAGGCCAAGCCATGATGCGGTTGAAGGCCTCCTCGCCCCCGAGGCTCCCCACCTCAGCGTGGACCACTTCGCCGCGATGGAAGAAGATCTGCCCTTCTCGCTCCTGGTAGACGACCTGGATGGATCCCGAAAAGAGGTTCTGCCCCTCGATCTGGACCACATCCGCCAGGGTCATGTTCGAGATGGCGCCTTCAAATCCCACGGGTTCCGTGCCGGATGGAGGCAGAGCTGTGTCGGTCGGCGAAATCGAGGTCATTGAGAAAACATCCGGTGCCGCCAGTGCCATGGAGGAGCCTTTTGGGAAGTTTTCGGGTTGAGAACAATCAAGGAGCCGAGTTTCCCCACCGGGGGCGGCCAACAAATTGTCTACCGCAAGGTGTGGTATGGCCAGGCCTCCCGGTGAATCGTGCCCAAAGTCACGAGCACACTTACCTCAGGTCGGGTGGACAGGCGGTTGCATTCCGGGTCCGGGCACGGCTCCCCGAAAAACCAGCCATTACCTTTCCCGCTCATGGCCCCCCTACACTGGTTCCCATGCCCGACTCCCTGCTCCAAGATCTCCTCGACGGCTGCCGACGTTTGCATGCGGGCGGCCTGTTGGCGGCTTCGGACGGCAACCTTTCCGTGCGCCTCCCCAACGGCCTCATCGCCATGACCCCAAGCGGCGTGCCCAAGGCCAAGGTGCAACTCATGGACCTGGCGCACCTCACGCTGGCAGGCGAGATCCTCTCGGGTCGCCCCAGCAGCGAGCGCGCCATGCACCTGGCCATTTACCGCGCCGTGCCGGAAGCGAAGGCCGTGGTCCACGCCCATCCCCCCACCGCCATCGCCTGGTCCCTGGCCCGGCCCGACCTGGAGGAGCTGCCCTCCGACGGCCTGCCCGAGGTGATCCTGGCTGCCGGCCGCATTCCCATCGTGCCCATGGCCATTCCCGGCACCGAGGCCATGGGCGCGAACCTCCTGCCCTTCCTGCCTCAGCACCGCCTGATGATCCTGGCCCGCCACGGCGGCCTCTGCTGGGGCGAGCACCTGGACGAGGCCGTGGGTGGTCTCGAGCGCCTGGAGCAGGTGGCCCAGATCCTCTGGAAGGCCGAGGCCCTGGGCGGCGCCAAGCCATTGCCTGCCTCCGACCTTCAGGAACTGCGCGCCCTGAGGGCGAAGATCGGACCGAGGATCATCTGATGCATTCCTTCGAATCCCTGGGCCTGAGACACGATGGCCACACGCTCTGGGTGCTGGATCAGACCCAGCTTCCGGATACCGAGATCTGGCTGGACGGCAGCGAGCCCGAGGCCATGATCGCCCTCATCAGGCGCCTGGCCGTGCGGGGCGCGCCGCTCATCGGCGTGGCGGCGGCGGCCAGCCTCGCCACCTTCGCCCACCGGGGCGCGTCCGCGGCCGAATACGCTGCCGCCTGCGCGGCCCTGCGCGCAGCCCGGCCCACGGCCGTGAACCTCATGTGGGCCATGGACCGCATGATGGGCGCCGCCGATCCCGTCGCCGAGGCCCAGGCCATCTTCGAGGAGGATGTCCGGCTCTGCGAAGGCATGGCCCAGCACGGCGCGGCGCTCATCCAGGACGGCGAAGGGATCCTCACCCACTGCAACACGGGCGGCCTGGCCACCGCGGGCATCGGCACGGCGCTGGGCGTCATCCGCCGTGCGCACGAGCAGGGCAAGCGCATCCATGTCTACGCGGACGAGACGCGGCCCCTGCTCCAGGGCGGGCGCCTCACGGCCTGGGAGCTGCGGAAGCTGGGCATCCCCTCCACGCTCATCACGGACAGCATGGCGGCCCTGCTGCTGCGCGACGGCAAGGTGCAGCGCGTGCTGGTGGGCTCGGATCGCGTGGCCGCCAACGGCGACTTCGCCAACAAGGTGGGCACCTATGGCGTGGCCGTGCAGGCGAAGCACCACGGCGTGCCCTTCCACCCCGTGGCCCCTTTCTCCACGGTGGACCTGGCCTGCCCCACCGGCGCCGCCATCCCCATCGAGCTGCGCGACCCCGCGGAGGTGCGGGGCTACGGCCGGTGGCGCTGGGCCCCGGAGGATATGCCCACCTGGAACCCGAGTTTCGATGTCACGCCCGCAGATCTCGTCACCAGCCTGGTGCTGGACCGGGGCGTGTTCAGTGCCGAGGCGCTCCGGGCGGGCGTACTGGCCCAGGTGTGCGGAAGCTGAGGCCTGGCGCTCCGCTCACTGTCCGCGACCGCTCCACGCCTGCAGCCCCACGCCGATGACGATGACCGTGAGCGCCACCCAGCGCATGGGGGTCATGGCCTCGCCCAGGAAGGCCCGGGCCATGAGGGCATTGGCGAGGAAGCCGAGGGCCAGGAAGGGATAGGCGTAGTTCACCTGCACCATGGACAGCGCACCCAGCCACACAACCACGCTCACGGCGTAGCACGCCAGGCCCGCGATCACCCAGGGTTCGAGCATCAGGCGGAACAGGGGACCCACCGCAAGGTGCATGCCGCCCGCGGCCTGGAGGCCCTTCTTCAGGCAGATCTGCGCCGCCGCGTTCAGCAGCACGCCCAGCACGATGAGGGGGATGGCCTTCACATTGGGGCTCATGGGGCCTCCGGGGCGGGGGTGGCGAGGTGGGCTTCGAGGGCGGTCCAGATGGTTTCGGCGGGAACCTGGGTCATGCAGGGATGGTCCGGCAGGGGGCAATGCCACTGCTGGCATTCCAGGCAGGCCAGGCCCTCCTTCCGGATCACGGTCACCTTCGGGCCCCGGGGGGCCGTGTGGCGGGGGATGGTGGGACCGAAGACGGTCACCAGCGGCACACCGCAGGCCGCGGCCAGATGGGCCAGGCCTGAATCGTTGGCCAGCACGGCGGAAGCGCCCACCAGCCAGGCGGCGCTCTGCGACCAGGGGATCTGCGCCGTCAGGTTCAGCACCTCGGGCACCCGTTCCTGGAGGCGCCCGCCCCAGAGCACATCGTCGCCGGGACCGCCCAGCACCACGATGCCGAACCCCCGGGCCAGGGCGCGTTGAGCCAAGTCCACCAGCAGCTCGAGCCCGAGGCGCTTGGCGCCGGCGGCGGCACCGATGGCGAAGGCCAGATAGGGGCCCCGATCGAACCCGTTCGCCCCGCGGGCCGCCGCCACAGCCTCGGCACTTTCAGGTCGCGGACGGAACGGCAGGAAGGCGGGTGGCCCCAGCTCCGGATAGCCCAGGCGCACGATATCCCGGTAGCGCTCCAGCGAGTGGTCGTCCCGGCCCCAGTAGTTGAGGCTGGCTGTCAGCAAGAGGGAGGCACCCCCATCGCCGCAGCCCACGCGGCGGGGCACCCGGGCGGCGAAGGCGGCGACGGGTGCGCGCAAGCTCTTGGCCAGGGCCAGGATTGAGGCAGGCCGGTGGGCCCGCAGGAGCCGGGCGCCTTCCAGCAGGCCCGCCTTCTTCGCGGGATCGGCACAGGCCCCGACGTAGCCCTGGGCACCCTCGAAGAGCTCCACCGTGGCCGCCGGGCCCCAGGCCACCAGGGGCAGGCCGGCGGCCAGGAGAGGCGCTGCCGCCTGATGCATCAGGATGGCGTCGCCCACGAAGCGGGGCATGCGGATCCAGTGGGCGCCGGCAGGGATCATGGCCGCTTCTTCAGCAGCAGGATCTCCCCGCCGCCAGTCGGCACCGCGGCGAGCACCTCGAAGCGGGCCCGCAGGGTCGAGGTCATGCCCCAGGCATCCTGGTCCCACTCGCCGCGCTGGGCCACCAGCCGGGCCTCGGGATCCATGCGCTCCAGGGCCTCGGCGTTGCGCAGTTCCGGCATGAGGTGGTCCGTATAGACCATGACGCCGCTACGGATGGTCTGCCAGTAGAAGACCTGGCGACCGGCGATCAGCGGTTGGACAGTAGTTGTCCAGCGACGGTAGGACTTCTGTGAGTCCAGGAGGCGGAAGCCCCAGGTGCCGCCCACCAGGTAGAGCAGACCCAGGCCCAGGGCCGCGGCGCGGACCAGGCCGCCGGCCCTTTTCCGCCAGGCCAGAACCGCCATGAGAAAGGTGCTGCCGACCAGCACCAGGGCCATGAGCCGGGTGGGCCCAAGGAACGGGATCACCTGGCTCTGCAGTTTCACACCGCCAGCCCCCAGGGCCAGGGCCGTCAGGGCGAGGGCCGGCAGGGCGAGGCCGGCCGCCAGCAGCAGCCCGAGGCGGCGGACGCGGTCACCCTCCATCCGCCGGAACAGGTCCCCCAGCAGCAGGGCCAGGAAGGGGTAGCTCATCAGCAGGTACTTGCCCTGCTTGCTCTGCACGGCACTGAGGAAGGCAAAGGGCACCACGAAGGCCGCCAGCAGGAATCTCGGCGCAGCCTCGTCCAGCCTCCGTTCCCGCCGCAGATGCAGGGCCAGCGCCGGCACCAGGAGCACCCAGGGGAAGAAGTCCCCCAGGCTGTACTCGAAGTACCGCCACCAGGGCTGGATGTGATCCCAGGCCTTGGTGGCCCGCTCGAAGTTCTGGAAGATGATCAGCTCGTAGGCGTAGTGCGCCCCGCCCTTCAGGCCCGCCGCCACGTACCACGGCGCCACCAGCAGCAGGGTGAGGCAGAGGCCTGCGACGATGCCCGCGCGGCGCAGCACCGCGAGGTCCCGCTGCCAGACCAGGAAGGCTACCAGCACCAGCACGGAGAGCACGGGGGCCAGGGGCCCCTTGGCCAGGAAGGCCAAGGCCAGCCAGAAGTACGCCTTCAGGAACCAGCGGCGGTGCTCGCCGGGCGCCAGCTCGGGGCCGTGTTCGCGGAGCAGGAGGTAGCCGCCCAGCCAGGCGAGCCAGCTCCAGGCCAGCAGGGCCGCGAAGAGCATGTCGATCTGGATGAACTGCCCCTGCCAGAACCAGAGGGGCGTGGTGGCCAGGATCAGGGCTGCTGGCTCGGCCGTGCCCGGGGCCAGGAAGCGCACGGCCCAGCGGCGGAAGGCCGACAGGAAGGCCACCGCCGCGATCACCGAGGGCAGGCGCAGGGCCCAGGCCGCCACGCCCTGGGTGAAGCCCAGTCCGCCCGTGAGCGTGTCGAACAGCACGGAGGAGGCCTTCATCACCCAGTAGTAGAGGATGGGCTTCTCGCTATAGGGCACCCCGTTGAGGTAGGGCAGCAGCCAGTCGCCCCGCAGGCGCATCTCCTTCACGCACTGGGCGAAATCCGGCTCATCCGGAGCCCAGAGGTCGCGCACGGGCAGCACCGCCACCAGCAGCAGGGCGAAGAGCAGCTCGGGCGCGTGGGCGCGCAGCCAGCTTGCGAGGCGGGACATGCGGGTCGGCCGAGTCGGGGTTCCATTCATCCCCCCATCTTCCCCTGGAAGCACCCCTCTCGCCCAGCGGGGTACAATGGTTCCATGGTCCCAGCCCTCCTCACCCTCCTGTTCCTCACCGCCCCGGCCCCGGTCGATGGCGTGAAGGAGGACATCAAGCAGGCCGGCAAGCAGATCGGCCAGGGCGTCAAGAAGGGGGGCCAGGCGGTCGGCCAGGCGGCCAAGAAGGGCGGCAAGGCGGTCGGCCAAGCGGCCAAGGAAGGCGGCAAGGCCGTGGGCCAGGGCGCCAAGACCGCCGGCAAGGGCGTCGCCAAGGGCGCCAAGGATGCCGGGCGTGGCGTCAAAGAGGCCGTGAAGTAGGCTCGATCCCGACTGGAGTCTGACCGCTGCCAGATCCTGTCAGTCCGAAGGAGAGGTCTCGGCACTCCCGAAGGGAGTCCGAGAAAGAGGCCGTAAAGTAGGCTCAGCCCCTACCGCCGCCGCGCCACCACGGCAGCCGGGCTGCGGGCAACTTCCTCCCAGCGCG
This region includes:
- a CDS encoding ArnT family glycosyltransferase, which translates into the protein MSRLASWLRAHAPELLFALLLVAVLPVRDLWAPDEPDFAQCVKEMRLRGDWLLPYLNGVPYSEKPILYYWVMKASSVLFDTLTGGLGFTQGVAAWALRLPSVIAAVAFLSAFRRWAVRFLAPGTAEPAALILATTPLWFWQGQFIQIDMLFAALLAWSWLAWLGGYLLLREHGPELAPGEHRRWFLKAYFWLALAFLAKGPLAPVLSVLVLVAFLVWQRDLAVLRRAGIVAGLCLTLLLVAPWYVAAGLKGGAHYAYELIIFQNFERATKAWDHIQPWWRYFEYSLGDFFPWVLLVPALALHLRRERRLDEAAPRFLLAAFVVPFAFLSAVQSKQGKYLLMSYPFLALLLGDLFRRMEGDRVRRLGLLLAAGLALPALALTALALGAGGVKLQSQVIPFLGPTRLMALVLVGSTFLMAVLAWRKRAGGLVRAAALGLGLLYLVGGTWGFRLLDSQKSYRRWTTTVQPLIAGRQVFYWQTIRSGVMVYTDHLMPELRNAEALERMDPEARLVAQRGEWDQDAWGMTSTLRARFEVLAAVPTGGGEILLLKKRP
- a CDS encoding class II aldolase/adducin family protein, with translation MPDSLLQDLLDGCRRLHAGGLLAASDGNLSVRLPNGLIAMTPSGVPKAKVQLMDLAHLTLAGEILSGRPSSERAMHLAIYRAVPEAKAVVHAHPPTAIAWSLARPDLEELPSDGLPEVILAAGRIPIVPMAIPGTEAMGANLLPFLPQHRLMILARHGGLCWGEHLDEAVGGLERLEQVAQILWKAEALGGAKPLPASDLQELRALRAKIGPRII
- a CDS encoding DUF4388 domain-containing protein, which produces MALAAPDVFSMTSISPTDTALPPSGTEPVGFEGAISNMTLADVVQIEGQNLFSGSIQVVYQEREGQIFFHRGEVVHAEVGSLGGEEAFNRIMAWPGGSFRLHPNVMTLHQSIHKHREHLLLSAHQWLDESRHGLTELRTGSAPGQPTTVRPEEFMQTVGGVPGVAYAVFTDEDGAPRGVTDARGEDLAAKGAYLATMIAAPLGEAFGLGDLQAALIHAGPERVLLFRSKGTGLSVCLTDDAAPEAVEAGIRQALVARRVSS
- the mtnA gene encoding S-methyl-5-thioribose-1-phosphate isomerase, producing MHSFESLGLRHDGHTLWVLDQTQLPDTEIWLDGSEPEAMIALIRRLAVRGAPLIGVAAAASLATFAHRGASAAEYAAACAALRAARPTAVNLMWAMDRMMGAADPVAEAQAIFEEDVRLCEGMAQHGAALIQDGEGILTHCNTGGLATAGIGTALGVIRRAHEQGKRIHVYADETRPLLQGGRLTAWELRKLGIPSTLITDSMAALLLRDGKVQRVLVGSDRVAANGDFANKVGTYGVAVQAKHHGVPFHPVAPFSTVDLACPTGAAIPIELRDPAEVRGYGRWRWAPEDMPTWNPSFDVTPADLVTSLVLDRGVFSAEALRAGVLAQVCGS
- a CDS encoding roadblock/LC7 domain-containing protein, translating into MTEAKEILHQILGVPGAIGTLVFSTEGAVLASDFPDHYSIGTIQNMVQLLSEDFLVQQALEGEGGGLDLRFNGGRVILRPVPKGAILALCNGSVNAQLMNLALLQAAHRLEKALPTAPPRKPPAVTVATTRSVVLGQLKQAFLGSIGPIGELLFSRVHADWSAGEDPRKLRDFVNLLAQELDDPSDRKRFLKEANAIIG
- a CDS encoding glycosyltransferase family 9 protein produces the protein MIPAGAHWIRMPRFVGDAILMHQAAAPLLAAGLPLVAWGPAATVELFEGAQGYVGACADPAKKAGLLEGARLLRAHRPASILALAKSLRAPVAAFAARVPRRVGCGDGGASLLLTASLNYWGRDDHSLERYRDIVRLGYPELGPPAFLPFRPRPESAEAVAAARGANGFDRGPYLAFAIGAAAGAKRLGLELLVDLAQRALARGFGIVVLGGPGDDVLWGGRLQERVPEVLNLTAQIPWSQSAAWLVGASAVLANDSGLAHLAAACGVPLVTVFGPTIPRHTAPRGPKVTVIRKEGLACLECQQWHCPLPDHPCMTQVPAETIWTALEAHLATPAPEAP